In the Gasterosteus aculeatus chromosome X, fGasAcu3.hap1.1, whole genome shotgun sequence genome, one interval contains:
- the LOC120809784 gene encoding C2 domain-containing protein 5 isoform X16 has protein sequence MPGKLKAKIVAGRHLPVMDRASDLTDAFVEVKFGNTTFKTDVCHKSLNPQWNSEWFKFEVDDEDLQDEPLQVTVLDHDTYSANDAIGKVYIDIDPLLCSEAASVISGWFPIYDTIHGIRGEINVLVKVELFNDLNRFRQSSCGVKFFCTASIPRCYRAVLVHGFVEELVVNEDPEYQWIDRIRTPRASNEARQRLISLMSGELQRKIGLKVLEMGGNAVVGYLQCFDLEGESGLVVRAIGTACTLDKLSSGSAPNTNTHMHPSTAPASNACNSPSKDGKEPVFGEDMTSTSGPPTPFRALPTTSSSLPPFSPSKPCSRQSSSSDTDLSLTPKTVEPVRRRLGIFLCPSSPTLSTDTLSLLGSGLVGCGNTSDPRATTLPPPSTVHSDSVLLRKSVSFTEDLLLAASGMGSGGSVGKEAGPLKTLLRQQTQTALEQRGATSSGLLLNAREFPFFTLTSFPLGFLVHVGGVVSARSVKLLDRIHNPDEPETRDAWWEEIRQEIKSHAKALGCHAVVGYSESTSICEEVCILSASGTAAILNPRYMREGCLDIGITDHRFEEPSPPSCGFCHIPYDELNMPFPAQLTYCYLCRRQKVPDVLFTTINLPAEAAVTGKGCLIQARLCRLKKKAQGEVNATAISNLLPFMEYELHTQLMNKLKLRSMNALFGLHIQISVGENMLLGLASATGVYLTALPPPGGIQIAGKTPGDLSAEHHILTIQKRINDTIAKNKELYEINPPELTEEVLGSPVPDSRQRSRLFRSHSESSDEVSELDLSHGKKDAFVLEIDDTDAVEDIHSLLTDAPTPTGFYSCNTEIMPGIYNWTSGVQMFTSVRVFRLSNANLTNQGLNKIFTDLCENLLKSFYFKLRSMIPCCLCQLNFTVAVPEEELIQVTVTAVAMTFDKDQNQEKTADKPPAKGGNETEEQLQFPLELCADPSSANCQPASKVSGVPECSNFSSRAASVDYGSFADRCSTWLELLRLKAHTIRRGSVKTISSLERSSPLPEGRSRSLRSNRLFGGISVTVVKMTPLSFLPGTRIIKYLGIINMFFIRETTSLREEGGVSGFLHTFIAEVFSMVRAHVAALGGNAVVSYSMKECMLMENPNKNQAQCLINVSGDAVICVRETDQEPTPSTASIGQTCTSATDEAT, from the exons ATGCCTGGGAAACTGAAGGCCAAAATAGTGGCTGGTCGCCACTTGCCGGTGATGGACCGAGCCAGTGACCTCACGGATGCATTTGTGGAG GTCAAGTTTGGAAACACGACTTTCAAAACAGACGTGTGTCACAAGTCCCTCAACCCACAATGGAATTCAGAATGGTTCAAATTTGAG GTGGATGATGAGGACTTGCAGGACGAGCCATTGCAGGTCACAGTTTTGGACCATGACACGTACAGCGCTAACGACGCCATAGGGAAGGTTTATATTGACATTGACCCGCTGCTGTGCAGTGAGGCGGCCTCTGTCATCTCCGGCTGGTTTCCCATCTATGACACGATCCATG GGATCCGAGGGGAGATCAATGTCCTTGTCAAAGTGGAGCTTTTCAACGATTTGAACCGCTTCAGACAGTCGTCGTGCGGGGTCAAGTTCTTCTGCA CCGCATCCATTCCACGGTGCTACAGAGCAGTATTGGTGCACGGGTTTGTGGAGGAACTTGTTGTGAATGAAGATCCAGAGTACCAGTGGATCGACCGCATAAGAACTCCTCGGGCCTCCAATGAGGCCCGGCAGAGGCTCATCTCTCTTATGTCAG gggagctgcagagaaaaatCGGGCTAAAGGTACTGGAGATGGGCGGGAACGCAGTGGTGGGCTACTTGCAGTGTTTCGACCTGGAGGGAGAATCGGGTCTGGTGGTCAGGGCCATAGGCACGGCCTGCACGCTGGACAAACTCAGCTCTGGGAGTGCCcccaacaccaacacacacatgcacccgaGCACAGCCCCTGCTTCCAATGCCTGCAATTCCCCTTCCAAGGATGGAAAGGA GCCGGTTTTTGGTGAGGACATGACCTCGACCTCCGGCCCGCCAACCCCTTTCAGAGCCCttcccaccacctcctcctctcttccccccttctctccctccaagCCTTGCAGCCGCCAGTCCTCATCATCAGACACAGACCTCAGTTTGACGCCCAAGACGG TGGAGCCAGTGAGACGCAGGCTGGGGATCTTCCTCTGCCCCAGTTCCCCCACCCTctccacagacacactgtcCCTTCTTGGTTCTGGCTTAGTGGGCTGTGGTAACACCTCTGATCCCAGAGCCACCaccctgccccctccctccaccgtCCACTCAGACAGTGTCTTGCTGAGAAAGAGCGTGTCCTTCACGGAGGACCTGCTGCTGGCAGCCTCCG GAATGGGGAGTGGGGGCAGCGTCGGGAAGGAGGCGGGGCCTCTGAAGACCCTGCTCAGGCAGCAGACGCAGACGGCTCTCGAGCAGAGG GGAGCGACCTCCTCTGGGTTATTGTTAAACGCCAGG GAGTTTCCCTTCTTCACCTTGACGTCTTTCCCACTTGGTTTTCTGGTTCATGTCGGCGGGGTGGTCAGTGCTCGCTCGGTCAAACTATTGGACCGTATACACAACCCCG ATGAGCCAGAGACTCGCGATGCCTGGTGGGAGGAGATCCGCCAGGAGATCAAATCTCACGCCAAAGCTCTTGGTTGCCATGCTGTTGTTGGGTACAGCGAGAGCACTAGCATCTG TGAGGAGGTGTGTATCCTGTCAGCATCTGGCACAGCAGCCATCCTCAACCCTCGGTACATGCGTGAAGGCTGCCTAGACATCGGAATTACCGACCACAG GTTTGAGGAGCCGTCTCCCCCGAGCTGTGGCTTCTGCCACATTCCGTATGATGAGCTCAACATGCCCTTTCCTGCCCAGCTCACCTACTGTTACCTCTGCAGGCGACAAAAG GTTCCCGATGTGCTCTTCACAACCATCAACCTACCAGCAGAAGCGGCTGTTACGGGGAAGGGCTGCCTCATCCAGGCCAG ACTGTGCCGTCTAAAGAAGAAGGCTCAGGGAGAAGTGAACGCGACAGCCATCTCCAACCTGCTGCCATTCATGGAGTACGAGCTGCACACTCAGCTGATGAACAAGCTGAAGCTGCGGAGCATGAACGCTTTGTTCGGGTTGCACATACAGATCAGCGTCGGAGAGAACATGCTTCTGGGTCTGGCT tctgcTACAGGCGTGTACCTGACAGCCCTGCCGCCACCGGGGGGCATCCAGATTGCAGGGAAGACTCCTGGTGACCTGAGCGCTGAGCACCACATCCTCACCATCCAGAAAAGGATCAATGACACCATAGCCAAGAACAAAGAGCTGTATGAAATAAACCCACCG gagctgacggaggaagTGCTCGGTTCTCCGGTTCCCGACTCGAGGCAGCGATCCAGACTTTTCCGCTCCCACTCGGAAAGCTCAGACGAAGTGTCAGAGTTGGACCTCTCGCACGGCAAGAAGGACGCCTTCGTCCTCGAG ATTGATGACACTGATGCTGTGGAGGACATCCACTCCCTCCTCACTGATGCCCCTACGCCCACAG GTTTCTACAGCTGCAACACCGAGATCATGCCTGGGATTTACAACTGGACTTCAGGAGTTCAG ATGTTTACATCTGTGAGGGTCTTTAGGTTGAGTAACGCCAATCTTACTAACCAAGGCTTGAACAAGATCTTCACTGACCTATGTGAGAATCTGCTGAAG AGTTTTTACTTCAAGTTACGCTCTATGATCCCCTGCTGTCTGTGTCAGCTCAACTTCACCGTAGCCGTGCCAGAGGAGGAACTCATACAG GTCACGGTGACAGCCGTTGCCATGACGTTTGACAAAGACCAGAATCAGGAGAAGACTGCAGACAAGCCACCCGCCAAAG GAGGCAACGAGACTGAAGAGCAACTGCAGTTTCCCTTGGAGTTATGTGCAGACCCATCGTCCGCCAACTGTCAGCCAGCATCCAAAGTCTCAG gtgtCCCAGAGTGTTCCAACTTCTCATCCAGAG CTGCCTCCGTTGATTACGGTTCCTTTGCAGACAGATGCAGCACCTGGCTAGAGCTGCTTAGGCTGAAAGCTCACACCATAAGACGTGGATCAGTTAAGACAA tctcctctttgGAGCGCTCCAGTCCGCTGCCAGAGGGCCGCTCGCGCTCGCTGCGGTCCAACCGCTTGTTTGGGGGGATTTCCGTCACCGTGGTGAAGATGACGCCGCTCTCGTTCCTACCCGGGACACGCATCATTAAATACCTCGGGATCATCAACATGTTTTTCATCAGAGAGACGACATCTTTACGAGAG gaagGGGGTGTCAGTGGCTTCCTCCATACGTTCATAGCAGAGGTGTTTTCGATGGTTCGAGCCCATGTAGCTGCCTTGGGGGGCAATGCAGTGGTGTCTTATAGTATGAAAGAGTGTATGTTAATGGAAAATCCAAACAAGAACCAG GCTCAGTGTCTCATTAATGTGAGCGGTGATGCCGTCATCTGTGTCAGGGAAACGGACCAGGAGCCCACTCCCTCAACAGCAAGTATCGGACAGACCTGCACTAGTGCCACAGACGAGGCTACATGA
- the LOC120809784 gene encoding C2 domain-containing protein 5 isoform X38 — translation MPGKLKAKIVAGRHLPVMDRASDLTDAFVEVKFGNTTFKTDVCHKSLNPQWNSEWFKFEVDDEDLQDEPLQVTVLDHDTYSANDAIGKVYIDIDPLLCSEAASVISGWFPIYDTIHGIRGEINVLVKVELFNDLNRFRQSSCGVKFFCTASIPRCYRAVLVHGFVEELVVNEDPEYQWIDRIRTPRASNEARQRLISLMSGELQRKIGLKVLEMGGNAVVGYLQCFDLEGESGLVVRAIGTACTLDKLSSGSAPNTNTHMHPSTAPASNACNSPSKDGKDVSVHEFLHTRSPLAHGCRSTHNSPVHSACSSQRLSQNFSVSVPTLIFTGMGSGGSVGKEAGPLKTLLRQQTQTALEQREFPFFTLTSFPLGFLVHVGGVVSARSVKLLDRIHNPDEPETRDAWWEEIRQEIKSHAKALGCHAVVGYSESTSICEEVCILSASGTAAILNPRYMREGCLDIGITDHRFEEPSPPSCGFCHIPYDELNMPFPAQLTYCYLCRRQKVPDVLFTTINLPAEAAVTGKGCLIQARLCRLKKKAQGEVNATAISNLLPFMEYELHTQLMNKLKLRSMNALFGLHIQISVGENMLLGLASATGVYLTALPPPGGIQIAGKTPGDLSAEHHILTIQKRINDTIAKNKELYEINPPKLFALDPEVFCGINMELTEEVLGSPVPDSRQRSRLFRSHSESSDEVSELDLSHGKKDAFVLEIDDTDAVEDIHSLLTDAPTPTGFYSCNTEIMPGIYNWTSGVQMFTSVRVFRLSNANLTNQGLNKIFTDLCENLLKSFYFKLRSMIPCCLCQLNFTVAVPEEELIQVTVTAVAMTFDKDQNQEKTADKPPAKGGNETEEQLQFPLELCADPSSANCQPASKVSGVPECSNFSSRDRCSTWLELLRLKAHTIRRGSVKTSRRTRSLAHSVSSLERSSPLPEGRSRSLRSNRLFGGISVTVVKMTPLSFLPGTRIIKYLGIINMFFIRETTSLREEGGVSGFLHTFIAEVFSMVRAHVAALGGNAVVSYSMKECMLMENPNKNQAQCLINVSGDAVICVRETDQEPTPSTASIGQTCTSATDEAT, via the exons ATGCCTGGGAAACTGAAGGCCAAAATAGTGGCTGGTCGCCACTTGCCGGTGATGGACCGAGCCAGTGACCTCACGGATGCATTTGTGGAG GTCAAGTTTGGAAACACGACTTTCAAAACAGACGTGTGTCACAAGTCCCTCAACCCACAATGGAATTCAGAATGGTTCAAATTTGAG GTGGATGATGAGGACTTGCAGGACGAGCCATTGCAGGTCACAGTTTTGGACCATGACACGTACAGCGCTAACGACGCCATAGGGAAGGTTTATATTGACATTGACCCGCTGCTGTGCAGTGAGGCGGCCTCTGTCATCTCCGGCTGGTTTCCCATCTATGACACGATCCATG GGATCCGAGGGGAGATCAATGTCCTTGTCAAAGTGGAGCTTTTCAACGATTTGAACCGCTTCAGACAGTCGTCGTGCGGGGTCAAGTTCTTCTGCA CCGCATCCATTCCACGGTGCTACAGAGCAGTATTGGTGCACGGGTTTGTGGAGGAACTTGTTGTGAATGAAGATCCAGAGTACCAGTGGATCGACCGCATAAGAACTCCTCGGGCCTCCAATGAGGCCCGGCAGAGGCTCATCTCTCTTATGTCAG gggagctgcagagaaaaatCGGGCTAAAGGTACTGGAGATGGGCGGGAACGCAGTGGTGGGCTACTTGCAGTGTTTCGACCTGGAGGGAGAATCGGGTCTGGTGGTCAGGGCCATAGGCACGGCCTGCACGCTGGACAAACTCAGCTCTGGGAGTGCCcccaacaccaacacacacatgcacccgaGCACAGCCCCTGCTTCCAATGCCTGCAATTCCCCTTCCAAGGATGGAAAGGA CGTATCTGTGCATGAGTTTTTGCATACCAg GTCACCCCTTGCCCACGGATGCCGCTCCACCCACAACAGCCCAGTCCATTCGGCCTGCAGCTCCCAGAGACTGTCCCAGAACTTCTCTGTCTCTGTTCCCACACTCATCTTCACTG GAATGGGGAGTGGGGGCAGCGTCGGGAAGGAGGCGGGGCCTCTGAAGACCCTGCTCAGGCAGCAGACGCAGACGGCTCTCGAGCAGAGG GAGTTTCCCTTCTTCACCTTGACGTCTTTCCCACTTGGTTTTCTGGTTCATGTCGGCGGGGTGGTCAGTGCTCGCTCGGTCAAACTATTGGACCGTATACACAACCCCG ATGAGCCAGAGACTCGCGATGCCTGGTGGGAGGAGATCCGCCAGGAGATCAAATCTCACGCCAAAGCTCTTGGTTGCCATGCTGTTGTTGGGTACAGCGAGAGCACTAGCATCTG TGAGGAGGTGTGTATCCTGTCAGCATCTGGCACAGCAGCCATCCTCAACCCTCGGTACATGCGTGAAGGCTGCCTAGACATCGGAATTACCGACCACAG GTTTGAGGAGCCGTCTCCCCCGAGCTGTGGCTTCTGCCACATTCCGTATGATGAGCTCAACATGCCCTTTCCTGCCCAGCTCACCTACTGTTACCTCTGCAGGCGACAAAAG GTTCCCGATGTGCTCTTCACAACCATCAACCTACCAGCAGAAGCGGCTGTTACGGGGAAGGGCTGCCTCATCCAGGCCAG ACTGTGCCGTCTAAAGAAGAAGGCTCAGGGAGAAGTGAACGCGACAGCCATCTCCAACCTGCTGCCATTCATGGAGTACGAGCTGCACACTCAGCTGATGAACAAGCTGAAGCTGCGGAGCATGAACGCTTTGTTCGGGTTGCACATACAGATCAGCGTCGGAGAGAACATGCTTCTGGGTCTGGCT tctgcTACAGGCGTGTACCTGACAGCCCTGCCGCCACCGGGGGGCATCCAGATTGCAGGGAAGACTCCTGGTGACCTGAGCGCTGAGCACCACATCCTCACCATCCAGAAAAGGATCAATGACACCATAGCCAAGAACAAAGAGCTGTATGAAATAAACCCACCG AAATTATTTGCGCTGGACCCTGAGGTATTCTGCGGCATAAACATG gagctgacggaggaagTGCTCGGTTCTCCGGTTCCCGACTCGAGGCAGCGATCCAGACTTTTCCGCTCCCACTCGGAAAGCTCAGACGAAGTGTCAGAGTTGGACCTCTCGCACGGCAAGAAGGACGCCTTCGTCCTCGAG ATTGATGACACTGATGCTGTGGAGGACATCCACTCCCTCCTCACTGATGCCCCTACGCCCACAG GTTTCTACAGCTGCAACACCGAGATCATGCCTGGGATTTACAACTGGACTTCAGGAGTTCAG ATGTTTACATCTGTGAGGGTCTTTAGGTTGAGTAACGCCAATCTTACTAACCAAGGCTTGAACAAGATCTTCACTGACCTATGTGAGAATCTGCTGAAG AGTTTTTACTTCAAGTTACGCTCTATGATCCCCTGCTGTCTGTGTCAGCTCAACTTCACCGTAGCCGTGCCAGAGGAGGAACTCATACAG GTCACGGTGACAGCCGTTGCCATGACGTTTGACAAAGACCAGAATCAGGAGAAGACTGCAGACAAGCCACCCGCCAAAG GAGGCAACGAGACTGAAGAGCAACTGCAGTTTCCCTTGGAGTTATGTGCAGACCCATCGTCCGCCAACTGTCAGCCAGCATCCAAAGTCTCAG gtgtCCCAGAGTGTTCCAACTTCTCATCCAGAG ACAGATGCAGCACCTGGCTAGAGCTGCTTAGGCTGAAAGCTCACACCATAAGACGTGGATCAGTTAAGACAAGTAGGAGGACACGGTCTCTAGCACACTCTG tctcctctttgGAGCGCTCCAGTCCGCTGCCAGAGGGCCGCTCGCGCTCGCTGCGGTCCAACCGCTTGTTTGGGGGGATTTCCGTCACCGTGGTGAAGATGACGCCGCTCTCGTTCCTACCCGGGACACGCATCATTAAATACCTCGGGATCATCAACATGTTTTTCATCAGAGAGACGACATCTTTACGAGAG gaagGGGGTGTCAGTGGCTTCCTCCATACGTTCATAGCAGAGGTGTTTTCGATGGTTCGAGCCCATGTAGCTGCCTTGGGGGGCAATGCAGTGGTGTCTTATAGTATGAAAGAGTGTATGTTAATGGAAAATCCAAACAAGAACCAG GCTCAGTGTCTCATTAATGTGAGCGGTGATGCCGTCATCTGTGTCAGGGAAACGGACCAGGAGCCCACTCCCTCAACAGCAAGTATCGGACAGACCTGCACTAGTGCCACAGACGAGGCTACATGA
- the LOC120809784 gene encoding C2 domain-containing protein 5 isoform X32 — MPGKLKAKIVAGRHLPVMDRASDLTDAFVEVKFGNTTFKTDVCHKSLNPQWNSEWFKFEVDDEDLQDEPLQVTVLDHDTYSANDAIGKVYIDIDPLLCSEAASVISGWFPIYDTIHGIRGEINVLVKVELFNDLNRFRQSSCGVKFFCTASIPRCYRAVLVHGFVEELVVNEDPEYQWIDRIRTPRASNEARQRLISLMSGELQRKIGLKVLEMGGNAVVGYLQCFDLEGESGLVVRAIGTACTLDKLSSGSAPNTNTHMHPSTAPASNACNSPSKDGKDVSVHEFLHTRSPLAHGCRSTHNSPVHSACSSQRLSQNFSVSVPTLIFTGMGSGGSVGKEAGPLKTLLRQQTQTALEQREFPFFTLTSFPLGFLVHVGGVVSARSVKLLDRIHNPDEPETRDAWWEEIRQEIKSHAKALGCHAVVGYSESTSICEEVCILSASGTAAILNPRYMREGCLDIGITDHRFEEPSPPSCGFCHIPYDELNMPFPAQLTYCYLCRRQKVPDVLFTTINLPAEAAVTGKGCLIQARLCRLKKKAQGEVNATAISNLLPFMEYELHTQLMNKLKLRSMNALFGLHIQISVGENMLLGLASATGVYLTALPPPGGIQIAGKTPGDLSAEHHILTIQKRINDTIAKNKELYEINPPELTEEVLGSPVPDSRQRSRLFRSHSESSDEVSELDLSHGKKDAFVLEIDDTDAVEDIHSLLTDAPTPTGFYSCNTEIMPGIYNWTSGVQMFTSVRVFRLSNANLTNQGLNKIFTDLCENLLKSFYFKLRSMIPCCLCQLNFTVAVPEEELIQVTVTAVAMTFDKDQNQEKTADKPPAKGGNETEEQLQFPLELCADPSSANCQPASKVSVSLVTPAAKLCQNQLVMVRSPGVPECSNFSSRAASVDYGSFADRCSTWLELLRLKAHTIRRGSVKTSRRTRSLAHSVSSLERSSPLPEGRSRSLRSNRLFGGISVTVVKMTPLSFLPGTRIIKYLGIINMFFIRETTSLREEGGVSGFLHTFIAEVFSMVRAHVAALGGNAVVSYSMKECMLMENPNKNQAQCLINVSGDAVICVRETDQEPTPSTASIGQTCTSATDEAT; from the exons ATGCCTGGGAAACTGAAGGCCAAAATAGTGGCTGGTCGCCACTTGCCGGTGATGGACCGAGCCAGTGACCTCACGGATGCATTTGTGGAG GTCAAGTTTGGAAACACGACTTTCAAAACAGACGTGTGTCACAAGTCCCTCAACCCACAATGGAATTCAGAATGGTTCAAATTTGAG GTGGATGATGAGGACTTGCAGGACGAGCCATTGCAGGTCACAGTTTTGGACCATGACACGTACAGCGCTAACGACGCCATAGGGAAGGTTTATATTGACATTGACCCGCTGCTGTGCAGTGAGGCGGCCTCTGTCATCTCCGGCTGGTTTCCCATCTATGACACGATCCATG GGATCCGAGGGGAGATCAATGTCCTTGTCAAAGTGGAGCTTTTCAACGATTTGAACCGCTTCAGACAGTCGTCGTGCGGGGTCAAGTTCTTCTGCA CCGCATCCATTCCACGGTGCTACAGAGCAGTATTGGTGCACGGGTTTGTGGAGGAACTTGTTGTGAATGAAGATCCAGAGTACCAGTGGATCGACCGCATAAGAACTCCTCGGGCCTCCAATGAGGCCCGGCAGAGGCTCATCTCTCTTATGTCAG gggagctgcagagaaaaatCGGGCTAAAGGTACTGGAGATGGGCGGGAACGCAGTGGTGGGCTACTTGCAGTGTTTCGACCTGGAGGGAGAATCGGGTCTGGTGGTCAGGGCCATAGGCACGGCCTGCACGCTGGACAAACTCAGCTCTGGGAGTGCCcccaacaccaacacacacatgcacccgaGCACAGCCCCTGCTTCCAATGCCTGCAATTCCCCTTCCAAGGATGGAAAGGA CGTATCTGTGCATGAGTTTTTGCATACCAg GTCACCCCTTGCCCACGGATGCCGCTCCACCCACAACAGCCCAGTCCATTCGGCCTGCAGCTCCCAGAGACTGTCCCAGAACTTCTCTGTCTCTGTTCCCACACTCATCTTCACTG GAATGGGGAGTGGGGGCAGCGTCGGGAAGGAGGCGGGGCCTCTGAAGACCCTGCTCAGGCAGCAGACGCAGACGGCTCTCGAGCAGAGG GAGTTTCCCTTCTTCACCTTGACGTCTTTCCCACTTGGTTTTCTGGTTCATGTCGGCGGGGTGGTCAGTGCTCGCTCGGTCAAACTATTGGACCGTATACACAACCCCG ATGAGCCAGAGACTCGCGATGCCTGGTGGGAGGAGATCCGCCAGGAGATCAAATCTCACGCCAAAGCTCTTGGTTGCCATGCTGTTGTTGGGTACAGCGAGAGCACTAGCATCTG TGAGGAGGTGTGTATCCTGTCAGCATCTGGCACAGCAGCCATCCTCAACCCTCGGTACATGCGTGAAGGCTGCCTAGACATCGGAATTACCGACCACAG GTTTGAGGAGCCGTCTCCCCCGAGCTGTGGCTTCTGCCACATTCCGTATGATGAGCTCAACATGCCCTTTCCTGCCCAGCTCACCTACTGTTACCTCTGCAGGCGACAAAAG GTTCCCGATGTGCTCTTCACAACCATCAACCTACCAGCAGAAGCGGCTGTTACGGGGAAGGGCTGCCTCATCCAGGCCAG ACTGTGCCGTCTAAAGAAGAAGGCTCAGGGAGAAGTGAACGCGACAGCCATCTCCAACCTGCTGCCATTCATGGAGTACGAGCTGCACACTCAGCTGATGAACAAGCTGAAGCTGCGGAGCATGAACGCTTTGTTCGGGTTGCACATACAGATCAGCGTCGGAGAGAACATGCTTCTGGGTCTGGCT tctgcTACAGGCGTGTACCTGACAGCCCTGCCGCCACCGGGGGGCATCCAGATTGCAGGGAAGACTCCTGGTGACCTGAGCGCTGAGCACCACATCCTCACCATCCAGAAAAGGATCAATGACACCATAGCCAAGAACAAAGAGCTGTATGAAATAAACCCACCG gagctgacggaggaagTGCTCGGTTCTCCGGTTCCCGACTCGAGGCAGCGATCCAGACTTTTCCGCTCCCACTCGGAAAGCTCAGACGAAGTGTCAGAGTTGGACCTCTCGCACGGCAAGAAGGACGCCTTCGTCCTCGAG ATTGATGACACTGATGCTGTGGAGGACATCCACTCCCTCCTCACTGATGCCCCTACGCCCACAG GTTTCTACAGCTGCAACACCGAGATCATGCCTGGGATTTACAACTGGACTTCAGGAGTTCAG ATGTTTACATCTGTGAGGGTCTTTAGGTTGAGTAACGCCAATCTTACTAACCAAGGCTTGAACAAGATCTTCACTGACCTATGTGAGAATCTGCTGAAG AGTTTTTACTTCAAGTTACGCTCTATGATCCCCTGCTGTCTGTGTCAGCTCAACTTCACCGTAGCCGTGCCAGAGGAGGAACTCATACAG GTCACGGTGACAGCCGTTGCCATGACGTTTGACAAAGACCAGAATCAGGAGAAGACTGCAGACAAGCCACCCGCCAAAG GAGGCAACGAGACTGAAGAGCAACTGCAGTTTCCCTTGGAGTTATGTGCAGACCCATCGTCCGCCAACTGTCAGCCAGCATCCAAAGTCTCAG TCTCTTTAGTCACCCCAGCTGCAAAACTCTGCCAAAATCAGCTGGTGATGGTTCGTTCACCAG gtgtCCCAGAGTGTTCCAACTTCTCATCCAGAG CTGCCTCCGTTGATTACGGTTCCTTTGCAGACAGATGCAGCACCTGGCTAGAGCTGCTTAGGCTGAAAGCTCACACCATAAGACGTGGATCAGTTAAGACAAGTAGGAGGACACGGTCTCTAGCACACTCTG tctcctctttgGAGCGCTCCAGTCCGCTGCCAGAGGGCCGCTCGCGCTCGCTGCGGTCCAACCGCTTGTTTGGGGGGATTTCCGTCACCGTGGTGAAGATGACGCCGCTCTCGTTCCTACCCGGGACACGCATCATTAAATACCTCGGGATCATCAACATGTTTTTCATCAGAGAGACGACATCTTTACGAGAG gaagGGGGTGTCAGTGGCTTCCTCCATACGTTCATAGCAGAGGTGTTTTCGATGGTTCGAGCCCATGTAGCTGCCTTGGGGGGCAATGCAGTGGTGTCTTATAGTATGAAAGAGTGTATGTTAATGGAAAATCCAAACAAGAACCAG GCTCAGTGTCTCATTAATGTGAGCGGTGATGCCGTCATCTGTGTCAGGGAAACGGACCAGGAGCCCACTCCCTCAACAGCAAGTATCGGACAGACCTGCACTAGTGCCACAGACGAGGCTACATGA